A genome region from Gopherus flavomarginatus isolate rGopFla2 chromosome 9, rGopFla2.mat.asm, whole genome shotgun sequence includes the following:
- the PIERCE2 gene encoding piercer of microtubule wall 2 protein, translated as MTSAEMLPTSTNNEKIKSVQLPSCANPGNPVFSCMLDPKTLTTNNFLTNPQLLLFKTTSSEYGAIPPTSQMVPCTYHPKDETFTKHLLTCGLTQHNYINTAIDRSRVYDYPNMQHTL; from the coding sequence ATGACTTCTGCTGAGATGCTACCAACGAGTACCAACAATGAGAAAATCAAATCTGTTCAACTGCCTTCCTGTGCAAATCCTGGCAATCCTGTGTTTTCCTGTATGTTGGACCCAAAGACACTCACCACCAATAATTTCTTGACAAACCCTCAGCTTTTACTGTTTAAAACAACTTCGAGTGAATATGGTGCTATACCACCTACGTCTCAAATGGTACCATGTACCTACCATCCAAAGGATGAAACATTTACAAAACATTTGTTAACTTGTGGTTTGACTCAACATAATTATATAAACACTGCCATTGACAGAAGTAGGGTATATGACTACCCAAATATGCAGCATACTCTGTAA